The Streptomyces sp. NBC_01255 genome window below encodes:
- the lysS gene encoding lysine--tRNA ligase, producing MSSSGLFRLSSVPWESNVFSPPVDNLRVRASVWENGSRRAVPQRGHPAGPLRKKDVPTVAQSSTETDWVSRFADEVIAESERRAPGKPVVVASGLSPSGPIHLGNLREVMTPHLVADEIRRRGHQVRHLISWDDYDRYRKVPNGIEGIDASWAEHIGKPLTSVPAPAGSPHPNWAEHFKAAMVEALAELGVEYDPISQTEQYTTGAYREQILHAMKHRGDIDAILDQYRTKKAPKKQSQKPLDEAELEAEEGSGAAAEDDGSGGTSGYFPYKPFCEQCEKDLTTVTSYDDETTELAYTCTNCGFAETVKLSEFNRGKLVWKVDWPMRWAYEGVIFEPSGVDHSSPGSSFVVGGQIVREIFDGVQPIGPMYAFVGISGMAKMSSSRGGVPTAADALKIMEAPLLRWLYARRKPNQSFKIAFDQEIQRLYDEWDKLEAKVADGTVLPADAAAHTRAARTAAGELPRTPRPLPYRTLASVMDITAGHDEQTLRILTELDPENPVTSLDEVRPRLDRAENWITNQVPADQRTIVRDEPDTELLGTLDDEGRESLRLLLEGLDSHWSLDGLTTLVYGVPKVLAGLDPEAKPTPELKLAQRAFFALLYKLLVSRETGPRLPTLLLAVGADRVRKLLGA from the coding sequence TTGAGTTCGTCAGGTCTATTTCGCTTGTCAAGTGTCCCATGGGAGAGCAACGTGTTTTCTCCGCCTGTGGACAACCTCCGAGTGCGCGCTTCCGTCTGGGAGAATGGCTCACGCAGGGCTGTACCGCAGCGAGGCCATCCAGCAGGACCCCTCAGGAAGAAGGACGTACCGACCGTGGCTCAGAGCAGCACCGAGACCGACTGGGTCTCCCGTTTCGCGGACGAGGTCATCGCCGAATCGGAGCGACGTGCGCCTGGCAAACCGGTCGTCGTCGCCTCCGGCCTCTCCCCGTCCGGCCCCATCCACCTCGGCAACCTCCGCGAGGTCATGACCCCGCACCTCGTCGCCGACGAGATCCGCCGCCGCGGGCACCAGGTCCGCCACCTCATCTCCTGGGACGACTACGACCGCTACCGCAAGGTGCCCAACGGCATCGAGGGCATCGACGCGTCCTGGGCCGAGCACATCGGCAAGCCCCTCACCTCAGTCCCGGCCCCCGCCGGCTCGCCCCACCCCAACTGGGCCGAGCACTTCAAGGCCGCCATGGTCGAGGCCCTCGCCGAGCTCGGCGTCGAATACGACCCGATCAGCCAGACCGAGCAGTACACCACCGGCGCCTACCGCGAGCAGATCCTGCACGCCATGAAGCACCGCGGCGACATCGACGCCATCCTCGACCAGTACCGGACGAAGAAGGCCCCGAAGAAGCAGTCGCAGAAGCCCCTCGACGAAGCCGAGCTGGAGGCCGAGGAAGGCTCCGGCGCCGCCGCCGAGGACGACGGCTCCGGCGGCACGTCCGGCTACTTCCCGTACAAGCCCTTCTGCGAGCAGTGCGAGAAGGACCTCACAACCGTCACCTCGTACGACGACGAGACGACCGAACTCGCCTACACCTGCACGAACTGCGGCTTCGCCGAAACCGTCAAGCTCAGCGAGTTCAACCGCGGCAAGCTGGTCTGGAAGGTCGACTGGCCCATGCGCTGGGCCTACGAAGGCGTCATCTTCGAGCCCTCCGGCGTCGACCACTCCTCGCCCGGCTCGTCCTTCGTCGTCGGCGGCCAGATCGTCCGCGAGATCTTCGACGGCGTCCAGCCCATCGGCCCCATGTACGCCTTCGTCGGCATCAGCGGCATGGCCAAGATGTCCTCCTCGCGCGGCGGCGTCCCCACCGCGGCCGACGCACTGAAGATCATGGAAGCACCGCTGCTGCGCTGGCTCTACGCCCGCCGCAAGCCCAACCAGTCCTTCAAGATCGCCTTCGACCAGGAGATCCAGCGGCTCTACGACGAGTGGGACAAGCTGGAGGCCAAGGTCGCCGACGGCACCGTCCTCCCCGCCGACGCCGCCGCCCACACCCGCGCGGCCCGCACCGCCGCCGGCGAGCTCCCCCGCACGCCGCGCCCCCTCCCGTACCGCACCCTCGCCTCGGTCATGGACATCACCGCCGGCCACGACGAGCAGACCCTGCGCATCCTCACCGAACTCGACCCCGAGAACCCGGTCACCTCCCTCGACGAGGTCCGGCCGCGACTCGACCGCGCCGAGAACTGGATCACCAACCAGGTCCCCGCCGACCAGCGCACCATCGTCCGCGACGAGCCCGACACCGAGCTCCTCGGCACCCTCGACGACGAGGGCCGCGAGTCCCTGCGACTCCTCCTGGAAGGCCTCGACAGCCACTGGTCGCTCGACGGGCTCACCACGCTCGTCTACGGCGTCCCGAAGGTCCTGGCCGGCCTCGACCCCGAAGCCAAGCCCACACCCGAGCTGAAGCTCGCCCAGCGCGCCTTCTTCGCCCTGCTCTACAAGCTCCTCGTCAGCCGCGAGACCGGGCCGCGCCTGCCCACGCTGCTCCTCGCGGTCGGGGCGGACCGGGTGCGGAAGCTGCTCGGCGCGTGA